The DNA region AACTTATCACACCAGCCTTAGCACTTGCATAATGTGGACCTGCTAAAATAGTAAGAGCCCTACCTGCTTGAGATGATATATTTATTATTCTACCCTTCTTTTGCTTTTTTAAGATTCCTATAACAGCTTGTGTACAAAAAAAGACGCTCTTTAAATTTCTATTTACAACAATATCCCACTCGTCTTCTGTTATATCTTCTACTTTTTTAGCATCGCCACCACCACCGGCATTATTAACTAATACATCTACTGTTCCATATTTTTCAATTATAGTTTGGAATAGATTTTCAACTTCATCCTTTTGTGTAACATCAGCTCTTATTCCCAAAGCTGTTCCACCATTATTTTTTATTTCAGTTGCTACTTTTTCAATTGCTGCTTCATTTCTTCCATTTACTATTACCACAGCACCTTCTTTACCAAACTCTAGTGCAATTTCTCTTCCAATTCCGCTTGATGAACCTGTAATCACAACAACTTTTCCTTCAAATCCCATAATAATAACCTCCAACTATATTTTATTGTTCAGTCTAGACTAAAATTAATTAAATAAAAAGACTAATATCTATCCATTTAAATAGGGATAAAATATTAGTCTCTAGTTTTCCTAGTCAACCAAAAAACTTATATGTACTGTAGCATTCTTATATGTTTACTATATTGTATTTTATATATCGAATCATGTCAATATACTTTGGCCGACATGCCTTGGAATCAATATACTGCTAAAAATGTTTTAATAACTTTTTCATTTTATACAAGTTTAAATCAATTTGTTGACCGCTCCTCTTTAACAGTACTAAATTGTTTTTATAATTTGCCGTTTGTATTCCAATAAACTATAAATATATCGCTAACGCCATAATAGTTATTTATAGTGCCCTCTTAATTTTTAGTTTAACTTTTCTCATATTAGCATATTGACATCTAGAATATTTGGAGTTACTATCAATTCATATAAAACATATTTGTTTTATAAA from Clostridium pasteurianum BC1 includes:
- a CDS encoding SDR family NAD(P)-dependent oxidoreductase — encoded protein: MGFEGKVVVITGSSSGIGREIALEFGKEGAVVIVNGRNEAAIEKVATEIKNNGGTALGIRADVTQKDEVENLFQTIIEKYGTVDVLVNNAGGGGDAKKVEDITEDEWDIVVNRNLKSVFFCTQAVIGILKKQKKGRIINISSQAGRALTILAGPHYASAKAGVISFTKQVAKDLAKYNVTVNAVAPGIIASGDRLDNSWNSFSTEDRDGFLNDIPVGRLGTNSEVAHVVLFLASEEAGYIVGATIDVNGGRWML